TCAGTGCCTCAACCAGGTCGGATTCCACTACCAGCTCACCTCGAGCAAGGTTCATGAAGAATGCACTCGGTTTCATCAAGGAGAATTGCTCCCTGGTAATCGAATGATTGTTCCCTCCACCTGCAGGATAATGGGCTGAGACAAAATCACCAACCTTGAACGCTTCATTGAACGAACCTAGTTGCGTAACGTAGGAAGGAAAAGGAAGATGTGCCTGGTTGGTATCGTAGGCAACAATCTTCATCCCGAGCCCATAGTAGGCTTTCTGTGCAACAAGCTTCCCAATCTTTCCCAGCCCGAGGAGCGCGAGGGTCTTCCCCTCAAGCTCCATAGAGATAACACGGTCACGAAAATCATAGTCAGCTGCATGGGCAGCCTCATTGCTCCCCACCAGGTTCCGGCCCAAGGCAATGATAAAGCCAAGAGTCATCTCAGCTACTGTAAGGGAGTTGGAGATAGCACCATTGGTGACCCAGATACCCAACTCTTCGGCCCTCTTCAGGTCAACCTTGTCTACCCCAACCCCATGACGGGCAAGCACTTTCACCCGCTTTGCTGCCTCTAGGACATCAGCATCGTAGGCTTCATTGCGAAAGAGAACAGCATCAACATCCTTGATATCTGCTAGCAAGGAAGCCTTATCGGTTCCTCTTCCCATGCGAATGGAATAACCACGTTCGATGAGGAAATCCTTGCCCTCTTCAGCAACATCCTGGGGGATCAGTACCACGGGTTTCATTAGCGCTCCTTAATTTTGTTATCGTAGAGAGGCAACCATTTCGACGGCACTCTCCCATGAACGGATGAAACTATCCCTGAAGTACATCACAGGTCCATAGTGTTCAAACTCATCTACAGACAATCCACCTTCCTGGAAAGCCTGGTTAAACTGGGGAAGCTTGTTCTGCAACTGGTCAAGCACCATTGGCTGTACAGGATTGAAAAGACGTGAAATGACCGGCTTATTTTCCTTGATAAGCTCATCACAGCTGCCCTTCCAGTTCATTGTCACACAGACATCCCCACCAACCATCTCGTAGAAGTCATCAAGGGTACGTGCACCACCAGAGATGAAACCCATCTTGTAATTACGGTCATGATTCAATTGGTAGACCTTCTTGGCGATAACCATACCTGCCTGATGCAATACATCGGCGTTGATATCAATGCCCTTTTCCTTCACATCCCCTCTCAACCACTCGTTGAAAATACCGGTGATCAGGGAGAAGTACATGACAGGTCTCTTTCCAGTCTGCTCAAAGACACGCTGATAGATCTCACCCAAGGCGATCACCTGATCAACTCCCATCACCTCCGTGGCGTTTATCGGAGTTCCTTCACAGAGGAGGATTTCCAACGCTTTCAGACCACTCTCGGTTGCAGGAATCTTGATCATGATATTGGGATTCATTTCCCTATTCAGGCGTGCTTCATCCAGTATGACCTGGTAATCCTCTTCGTGGATGGGGTCGCCCTGGATACTGACGTACCCTGCTTCCCCATGGGTACGATTATACACATCCATGAAGATATCAGAGACTCCCTTGATCAACTTCCTCTGGAGTATGCAGATGACCTGATTATCATCATCGGTCTCCTGCATTATCTCCCTAAGCAGACTGGTCGCATACTCCTTCTCCTCTGGATGATTAAGCATTTTCCAGACATACGAAGGATTCTGCGTACACCCTGAAGCACCAGCTGCAATTCCCAGCTGAGCCTCCTCGCGGCTTACATTATTAACCCAGAACTTTGTAGGAGTCAGTGCTGCTACACGCTTGAAATAATCCATTCTTACCTCTTTCCTTAAAATCCTGCTTCCTTGAACTTCTTCACGTTGCTTCGGGCCAACGCTCCCAAGGAGAGCGTGTCTGACATGCAGGTCACGATATGCACACCCTGCTGCAACTTTTTCTCTGCAGCATCCCAGTCTGCCCCGAGGGCCATCAGGTACTTGTCGGAGGCAAGGGTCTTAGCCTCGACCTCAGCCAGGGCAGCCTTCGCCTCTGGGGCTTGGGCATTACCGAGGAAGCCCAGGTTTGTTGCAAGGTCCACAGGGCCCACCATGATCCCATCGAATCCATCCAAGTTGAGAATCTCATCAAGATTCTCCATTCCCTTGGGTGATTCAATCATCAGAAACAACATCACCAAGTCATTTGCCTTGGTAAAGTAGGAAAGCGTATCATTTCCGTAGTGTGCTGCTCGCGTACTGCCAGCAACACCACGGATACCCGTCAAGGGATAACGAACCGCTGCGATGGCCGCCTTTGCTTCTTCCACTGTCTCCACGTTGGGAACAATAATTCCATAGGCACCTGCATCGAGAATCCGCTTGATTGTGACAAAATCGTTCCAAGGAGCCCGTACAAACGGAACAGCAGGATAGCCATTCATCGCCTGAAACTGTGTGACCAAAGTCGGAAGATCAACCGGAGAGTGCTCCATGTCAATCACAATTACATCCATACCTGCATCTGCCAACACCTCAGTTGTGATATTGCTCGCAGCCTGTGCCCAGGCGGCAAGCACTTGCTTGCCAGCCTGGAGCTTTTCTTTTACGTCATTACAGTTCTTCTTGATCATTGTTCTCATCCATTGCCCGATTTTTCTTCTCCAACTCAGCTGCTCGTCTGTTTGCCCGTGGGAGCAGAATTGCGAATGCAACGGTAAGAAGCAGGAAGAAAAGGCTGTCGAAATTGGTAATAAACACCATCGGATTGCCGCTGGAAAGTGTCAGGGAAGTCCTCAGGTATTGCTCACAGAGTGGCCCAAGGATAACCGCCAGAATGAACGGCACATTGGGATAGCCCTGCTTTTTCAGGAAGTACATGACAATACCGATAGCCAAAGCCACACCCATCTGGAACGCAGAGTAGGTAGCTGCAAAGACGCCGAGAATTGCGATCAAGGCAATGGTACTATAGAGCACCAGCCGGTTGATCCGTACAATCTTCAGGTAATAGGGTCCAAACAGGAACAGTGATATGGGCAACAGAAGCGCTGCACTGATAAAGAGAGCCATATACATGGGTGCCATGACATGCATCTGCTTCACGAGCAAATCTGGACCAGGAACCACTCCATAGACCATCAAGACACCAAGGATGATTGCTGTAGTACCATCCCCCGGGATACCCAAGGAGAGCATGGGAACCAAGGCACCACCACACATGGCATTGTTTGCAGTTTCCGCTGCAACCAGACCATCCATGGCATCTCCACCGAAACGCTCAGGATGCTTACTGACTCGCTTTGCCTCAACATAGGAAACAAACCCTGCCATGGAAGCCCCTGCCCCTGGAAGCACACCAATGATGTATCCAGTGAAAGCACTCTTTACGTAGGTAAGCCACCCAATTTCCCGCATCTCATGCAAGGAAGGGAAGAACTCCTTTCGCTTGAACTTGACGGCGTTTGCTATCGAGGTCATTTCACGATACTTCTCGTTGTTTACCGTGGACTGTACAAACAGTTCACTGATGGCAAAAGCACCGATGATCAAGGTGGTAAGGTCGATACCCTCAATCAGGTTCGGGTTTCCAAAGGTAAACCGAGAAACTGACTTGAGAGGATCCATACCCACAGTCGAGAGCATAATACCCAAGGCCATGGTAAGAATGGCTTTCGTCCGCTTCTTCTCAACGATCACAATTACAATGAGAGCGAAAAGAATCAGGGAGAACTTTCCTGGGGTACGAATCTTCAGCGCAAGCTTGACCGCAAGAGGAGATACGAAGATCAGGAGCAAGGCTCCAATCGCTCCACCGATGGCTGAACCGATGGTTGCGTGTCCTATTGCCTTTGCGCCTTTGCCTCTCTGCATCATGGGATGGCCCTCAATACAGGTCATCAATGCTGAAGGAGCTCCAGGAATATTGATGGTAATAGCGGTAATACTCCCACTATAGATACCGGACATATACACGCCCATACACATGATAAGTGCGTAGGTCATCGGCATGGTATAGGTCATCGGGAGCAACAGGACAATTGCCAACATGGAGGTCAGTCCTGGAAGTGCTCCGAAGATGATTCCGATAAAGAATCCTATGGAAAGATACAACAGGGAAAGTGGTTGGAATACCACGGTAGTCCCTGCAAGAATTTGCAGTATTTGATCCATCATCTACCTCCAGATCTGCGGGAATCGAATATCAAAGGCGATAACATACATGATGTATACGAGGACTCCAATGATGAGGGAGTAAATGATCTTACGGACAATGTGCTGTGGCTTATCATCAAAGATGAGCATGAATGCAAACACATACAGAGGGGCAAGCACCGTGAAACCAAGTATGTCGAACAGGGCTACGAATACAGCCATGACGAGAACGGTAAGCAACGGTTTAATGCTCTTCTTCTGGTGCACTACCTCAGCTTTCTCCCCGATCTCCTTTTTCACTGCCTTAATTCCATCGTAGAGCTGTTTGATGGCTGCAGGGGTGGCGATCAAGAAGATGAAGAAGGGGAAGGATGATTCAGAAAGCAATCCTTTTACGACAGGGGGAGCTAACTGAAGGGCACTTATCACATAGACGATAAGGGCGATCTGCATAAGTAAGGGAACTAGTACCTTGCCTTGCAGATAGGGCTTGATGGTTTTCATAAGGAAGATACTCCTAACTAGGGCACGGCCTATGGCTCGTTGACGTAGACTTTTCATGGCCTACCGCATGGTTTAGGGCCATGCGGTAGGTACATTGTTTTTCAAAAAACTGAATTATTAGCTTAGATAATTCCCTGATCTTTCAACGCCTGGAGAGCAGAAGTTTCGCCGGCAATCTTGTTATCGAGGAAGGTCTTCAACTCTGCACCACTCTTAAAGTCAGGAGAGACACCAACGGTGGCAGCCCAATCACTGAACTCTTTGCTGGTTGCAGCTGCTCCGAAAGCAGATACGAGTTTAGCAATTGCATCTTCAGGGGTTCCAGCAGGAGCTGCAAGAGTCAAGAACGAACCAGAGAGCAGGCTCTCGTCAAGTCCAAGTTCTT
This sequence is a window from uncultured Sphaerochaeta sp.. Protein-coding genes within it:
- a CDS encoding transaldolase family protein, whose translation is MDYFKRVAALTPTKFWVNNVSREEAQLGIAAGASGCTQNPSYVWKMLNHPEEKEYATSLLREIMQETDDDNQVICILQRKLIKGVSDIFMDVYNRTHGEAGYVSIQGDPIHEEDYQVILDEARLNREMNPNIMIKIPATESGLKALEILLCEGTPINATEVMGVDQVIALGEIYQRVFEQTGKRPVMYFSLITGIFNEWLRGDVKEKGIDINADVLHQAGMVIAKKVYQLNHDRNYKMGFISGGARTLDDFYEMVGGDVCVTMNWKGSCDELIKENKPVISRLFNPVQPMVLDQLQNKLPQFNQAFQEGGLSVDEFEHYGPVMYFRDSFIRSWESAVEMVASLR
- a CDS encoding aldolase/citrate lyase family protein; this encodes MIKKNCNDVKEKLQAGKQVLAAWAQAASNITTEVLADAGMDVIVIDMEHSPVDLPTLVTQFQAMNGYPAVPFVRAPWNDFVTIKRILDAGAYGIIVPNVETVEEAKAAIAAVRYPLTGIRGVAGSTRAAHYGNDTLSYFTKANDLVMLFLMIESPKGMENLDEILNLDGFDGIMVGPVDLATNLGFLGNAQAPEAKAALAEVEAKTLASDKYLMALGADWDAAEKKLQQGVHIVTCMSDTLSLGALARSNVKKFKEAGF
- a CDS encoding tripartite tricarboxylate transporter TctB family protein; translated protein: MKTIKPYLQGKVLVPLLMQIALIVYVISALQLAPPVVKGLLSESSFPFFIFLIATPAAIKQLYDGIKAVKKEIGEKAEVVHQKKSIKPLLTVLVMAVFVALFDILGFTVLAPLYVFAFMLIFDDKPQHIVRKIIYSLIIGVLVYIMYVIAFDIRFPQIWR
- a CDS encoding tripartite tricarboxylate transporter permease, whose product is MMDQILQILAGTTVVFQPLSLLYLSIGFFIGIIFGALPGLTSMLAIVLLLPMTYTMPMTYALIMCMGVYMSGIYSGSITAITINIPGAPSALMTCIEGHPMMQRGKGAKAIGHATIGSAIGGAIGALLLIFVSPLAVKLALKIRTPGKFSLILFALIVIVIVEKKRTKAILTMALGIMLSTVGMDPLKSVSRFTFGNPNLIEGIDLTTLIIGAFAISELFVQSTVNNEKYREMTSIANAVKFKRKEFFPSLHEMREIGWLTYVKSAFTGYIIGVLPGAGASMAGFVSYVEAKRVSKHPERFGGDAMDGLVAAETANNAMCGGALVPMLSLGIPGDGTTAIILGVLMVYGVVPGPDLLVKQMHVMAPMYMALFISAALLLPISLFLFGPYYLKIVRINRLVLYSTIALIAILGVFAATYSAFQMGVALAIGIVMYFLKKQGYPNVPFILAVILGPLCEQYLRTSLTLSSGNPMVFITNFDSLFFLLLTVAFAILLPRANRRAAELEKKNRAMDENNDQEEL
- a CDS encoding hydroxyacid dehydrogenase → MKPVVLIPQDVAEEGKDFLIERGYSIRMGRGTDKASLLADIKDVDAVLFRNEAYDADVLEAAKRVKVLARHGVGVDKVDLKRAEELGIWVTNGAISNSLTVAEMTLGFIIALGRNLVGSNEAAHAADYDFRDRVISMELEGKTLALLGLGKIGKLVAQKAYYGLGMKIVAYDTNQAHLPFPSYVTQLGSFNEAFKVGDFVSAHYPAGGGNNHSITREQFSLMKPSAFFMNLARGELVVESDLVEALREGLIAGAGLDVFEKEPPSKDNPLLAMENVLLTPHNAAMTAECRIRMSLHAAQGIDEVLSGRVPTWPVNRPEHPRRKREDA